A segment of the Lycium ferocissimum isolate CSIRO_LF1 chromosome 5, AGI_CSIRO_Lferr_CH_V1, whole genome shotgun sequence genome:
ctttttgACAAGCTTAAAAAACAAACtattaagtgcatacttaaaaAGACTATTTTGACCCAATACTCAAACATAACAACCACTTTTGTCATGTTCTCAAAATAAATCAAGAATCTTCAACCTCCCATTTTTACACCATCATCAACAATTCAACATTTATACACTCTTCTGACAGACCCCATATAATACATACAGACAcaaaaacaatcaaaacaatggaggaaaatattaaTCCACCCAATAAACCTAGAGTTGTCTGTTGCATTGGTGATATACATGGCTACATAACAAAACTTCAAAATTTATGgtcaaatcttgaatcttgcATTGACAAATCTGATTTCCAAACTGCCCTTATCATTTTCTTGGGTGATTATTGTGATAGAGGTCCAGATACTAGTAAAGTTTTAGACTTTCTCATTTCTTTACCCTCAAAATACCCTAAACAATCCCATGTTTTCCTCTGTGGGAATCATGATTTTGCATTTGGTGCATTCTTGGGTGTAATTCCAAGTCCACCTGATGGATCTGAATTTTCAGAGACATGGAAAGAGTATGAAATGAATGAGCAAAGAGAAGGGTGGTATAAAGGTGAAggcttttttattattattactccaTTCGTtctaatttaagtgtcttattttcctttttggtttgtCTCACAGTgcacatttatatatttagtaagttaaaCAATTCAAACCTTATACATGACAAGTTCATATCTACTAGATtgaaagggtattttagtacattatacatATCGGCAAGATTCAAAGATctctatttatttcttaaacgtcgtgtctagtcaaactaagacacttaaattgggatggGGGAGTATTTTTCGTATTGTGTAGTTCCTTGTTTTTAGTAGTAGTACTTAGTTATCGCATAGTTTCTTATTCTttcaatatgtatatttttagcTGTTGCTCTATTTGTTTTGTATTATCTTGCTATTTTGCtgttttattctattttgagccgaggttatatcggaaacaacctctctacccctaAAGACAGGGGTGAGGTCATCctacccttcccagaccccacttgtgagattaaactggttatgttgttgttttgttgtaattttttaaatttttttatttttggttttagGTGAAGGATTTGAGAAAATGCATTTGCAAGGGAGGAGATGGGCTGGGAATCATACTGTTAAGTTTAATACTGCTAAGGGTATTGAGTACAAAGGATCTATATATGATGCTGCACCTACTTTTGAGTCTTATGGTGTTCCCCATGGTTCTGCTGGTATGActttttaatttcctttccttttttgttttgttggtgTATCGGATTTTGTCTGTTGAATGAGTTGCTAGTTCTGTGATGGACCAAAAATTGGAAGTTagatatgatttatgtttttttcttcCTAGATGATGGTGAACTTTTGACTCCTGTTGTAGTTCTGAGTATGGTTTATTATGATAAGATCATTCTTTTTTAGTTGATCCGAAAGTCGGTCGGTTTTGGCCCCCTTTTTAGTAGTCTTTTTTGGCAGTCAGTGTTGGTTTTAAGTCCATTCTGTTAGTTGGAAAAAAGGTGCTCTACTTTAGCAAACTTAAGGGACTATAGATGCTCAGGGTCATATCTAAAGGACCAAAatagacctactcccatagataaggcCTAAGGGACAATTTTAGCTAAAAACTCGTATGTGGAGCTTTTGTACTGATGCTTTGGAATGATTCCAATTATCACTAGCTTGTCTTTAGGCATGGACGTGATGAGCACTGTCGCTGTCTCCCCCCCTCTAATATTATGGTTTCCTATTATGAACTTATGGACCGGTACTACCAAACAATATGCTGATGAGGTTTGAAGGTACATGCTATTTGCAAATGATACTGTATTAATGGACTAAATCTAACTAGGGAGTTCTCCAGAAGTTGGAATTATTGATAAGCATGGTAGAGAATGAGGGTTTTAGGACTAGTGAAAGTAAGGCAAAGAGAAAGGTTAGTATAAGTAGAAGCGAGACGGAATATAGACACTCCAATTTTAGTGC
Coding sequences within it:
- the LOC132057427 gene encoding tyrosine-protein phosphatase RLPH2-like is translated as MEENINPPNKPRVVCCIGDIHGYITKLQNLWSNLESCIDKSDFQTALIIFLGDYCDRGPDTSKVLDFLISLPSKYPKQSHVFLCGNHDFAFGAFLGVIPSPPDGSEFSETWKEYEMNEQREGWYKGEGFEKMHLQGRRWAGNHTVKFNTAKGIEYKGSIYDAAPTFESYGVPHGSADLMQAVPDEHKKFLANLVWIHEEDDVSIKTEEGIKKCKLIAVHAGLEKKKPVEQQIKTLKAKDTRIPKVEALSGRMDVWEIPQELAKTPTIIVSGHHAKLHIEGLRLVIDEGGGYEDKPVATVVLPSMEIVRDTDHLVK